A window of Castanea sativa cultivar Marrone di Chiusa Pesio chromosome 1, ASM4071231v1 contains these coding sequences:
- the LOC142625308 gene encoding uncharacterized protein LOC142625308, whose translation MAGDPAMQNQNLVCQYHQDVGHTTENCRTLWNHLEQLTGSCPTKVMIVSHTLAKESGSRPKRIKCDIPILGFSKEDKVGTIQPHDNALVVTLRIGNYNVNRVMVDQGSSADIMYHDLFRGLNLKLEDLTAYDSPLISFERKTVIPKGQICLPVQSSPEIVDVDFIVVDAFSPYTTIVARPWLHALGVVSSTLHVKVKFPSGGHIEEILGSQSVARQCMSAAILRQAEPESSASAAKDL comes from the exons atggctGGGGACCCTGCGATGCAGAATCAGAACCTTGtttgccaataccatcaggatgtaggcCATACTACTGAGAATTGCCGGACActttggaatcatttggaacagCTG ACTGGCTCATGTCCTACAAAGGTGATGATAGTGTCACATACTCTTGCCAAGGAGTCTGGCTCGAGGCCGAAGAGAATCAAATGCGATATTCCTATTTTGGGATTCTCgaaggaggataaggttgggaccatccaaccgcATGATAACGCCCTGGTGGTTACTCTAAGGATAGGGAACTACAATGTAAACagggtgatggttgatcagggtagtagtgcagatattatgtaccatGATTTATTTAGGGGGCTCAATTTGAAGCTCGAGGATCTTACAGCTTACGATTCACCACTGATAAGTTTTGAAAGGAAGAccgtcataccaaagggacaaatttgTTTGCCGGTGCAATCAAGTCCGGAAATAgttgatgtggatttcattgtggttgacgcttTTTCCCCATATACGACCATCGTtgcaagaccttggctgcatgctctagGAGTTGTttcctcaactctacatgtcaaaGTAAAGTTCCCGTCGGGAGGACATATTGAGGAGATTCTTGGGAGTCAATCggtagcaaggcaatgcatgTCGGCTGCAATATTGCGTCAGGCCGAACCAGAATCCTCGGCCTCTGCTGcgaaagacttatag